From the Senegalimassilia faecalis genome, one window contains:
- a CDS encoding bifunctional folylpolyglutamate synthase/dihydrofolate synthase: MIALCDAHLIDCGLLVISDSFEAGDFDPIAYINTPYWQASRLGLDRIRELLERLGRPQDSLRFVHVAGTNGKGSTCSYIASILQAAGYTTGLFTSPFIERFEERIRVNGLDISYEALTRVTLEVRKHAEAMAAECDDHPTEFELMTAVALQYFAESKCDIVVLEVGLGGRLDSTNVIDVPEVAVIARIGLDHTNLLGNTTAEIAGEKAGIIKPGCAVVSWPQDAEAMAVVDEAVRGCGGTVSCPEFSSLSVGEIVHVEEADAAAGQPSVLRFFTYKGVAYTTSLLGSYQPKNAALALEAVFALRSRGWNISDDAVRSGVAAARWAGRFEVLPRVSGRPLIVVDGGHNPQGAQALADSLADVFPGKKVVLFSGVMADKNHAAMLATVLPYACAFVAVTPDNPRALPAPEYAAEAKRVVADLADGAELPVYAACDYDDGAKRAGEYAGTDGIICAFGSLYSIHQTKEAFRAAGLIE, encoded by the coding sequence ATGATTGCGTTGTGTGACGCTCACTTAATAGATTGCGGGTTACTGGTGATTTCTGACTCATTTGAAGCGGGGGATTTCGATCCCATTGCGTATATCAACACTCCCTATTGGCAAGCCTCTCGGCTGGGGCTTGACCGTATTCGAGAGCTTCTTGAGCGTTTGGGGCGCCCGCAGGATTCGCTTCGGTTCGTGCACGTTGCGGGCACGAATGGGAAGGGCAGCACGTGTTCGTATATTGCGAGCATACTGCAAGCTGCTGGCTATACCACGGGCTTGTTTACCAGTCCCTTTATCGAACGATTTGAAGAGCGCATTCGCGTGAATGGGCTCGATATCAGCTACGAGGCGCTTACGCGCGTCACGCTTGAGGTTCGCAAGCATGCTGAGGCGATGGCTGCTGAATGCGACGACCATCCCACAGAGTTCGAGCTGATGACGGCTGTCGCGCTGCAATATTTTGCGGAAAGCAAGTGCGACATCGTGGTGCTTGAGGTTGGCCTTGGCGGTCGTTTGGACTCTACGAACGTGATTGATGTGCCCGAGGTTGCGGTTATTGCGCGTATTGGGCTTGATCATACGAACTTGCTGGGCAACACCACGGCCGAGATTGCGGGCGAGAAAGCGGGCATCATCAAGCCTGGTTGCGCGGTGGTGTCTTGGCCTCAAGATGCTGAAGCGATGGCGGTGGTTGATGAGGCTGTGCGAGGTTGCGGCGGTACTGTTTCCTGCCCTGAGTTCTCTTCCTTGAGCGTTGGCGAAATAGTTCATGTTGAGGAAGCTGATGCTGCGGCTGGCCAACCATCGGTGCTTCGCTTCTTTACGTATAAAGGTGTTGCGTATACGACGTCGCTTCTGGGGAGCTACCAGCCGAAAAATGCCGCGCTTGCCCTTGAGGCGGTGTTTGCGCTTCGTTCACGTGGGTGGAATATTTCCGATGACGCTGTGCGTTCTGGTGTTGCCGCTGCCAGGTGGGCGGGCCGGTTCGAGGTGCTGCCGCGTGTGAGCGGGCGGCCGTTGATTGTGGTTGATGGCGGTCACAACCCCCAGGGAGCTCAGGCGCTTGCCGATTCTTTGGCGGATGTTTTCCCTGGCAAGAAAGTCGTTTTGTTTTCAGGCGTTATGGCTGATAAGAACCATGCGGCAATGCTTGCAACCGTACTGCCGTATGCCTGTGCGTTTGTGGCGGTGACGCCTGACAACCCTCGCGCATTGCCGGCACCGGAATATGCCGCCGAGGCGAAACGTGTTGTGGCTGACCTGGCCGACGGAGCGGAGCTGCCGGTGTATGCGGCGTGTGATTACGATGACGGTGCCAAGCGAGCTGGCGAATATGCTGGCACTGATGGCATTATCTGTGCTTTTGGCAGCCTGTACAGCATTCACCAGACGAAAGAGGCGTTTCGGGCTGCGGGTCTGATTGAGTAG
- the nhaA gene encoding Na+/H+ antiporter NhaA: MVGLEVKYELTVGELTNIRQALLPIMAAVGGVLAPIGIYLLFNAGDPATAGGWGVPTATDIAFALGILALLGNRVPAGVRVFLSTLAVADDIIAILVIAIFYGQSPSLGWLAAAAAVLAVLVALNRGHVYSLAPYLLVGAVLWYCVYMSGVHSTIAGVLLAFTIPSGSRVNLRSFATWSDTQVREASRAYDPDEPVLAQSQYVKTVEHLSHVARQVVPPATRLEHKLYPWVYFGILPLFALTNADVSFAGMDVGALFGSPVFFGIFFGLLVGKPLGIMAMSFLVVKLKLANLPENVNWLHMLGASILGGVGFTMAIFVANLAFTDAVLVATAKLGILLASLAAGVLGFTFLLVQARGAQKQGVAFVRAADGAEEDFAALPTADREDARESREMLHDLGEGYESDPRGLA; the protein is encoded by the coding sequence CTGGTGGGCCTGGAAGTGAAGTACGAGCTGACGGTGGGCGAGCTGACGAACATCCGCCAGGCGCTGCTGCCCATCATGGCGGCCGTTGGCGGCGTGCTGGCGCCCATCGGCATCTATCTGTTGTTCAACGCGGGCGACCCCGCCACCGCGGGTGGTTGGGGCGTGCCGACGGCCACCGACATCGCGTTCGCACTGGGCATTCTGGCGCTTCTGGGCAACCGCGTGCCGGCGGGCGTGCGCGTGTTTCTATCTACGCTTGCCGTGGCTGACGACATCATCGCTATTTTGGTCATCGCTATTTTTTACGGACAAAGCCCGTCGCTTGGTTGGCTTGCCGCGGCGGCGGCGGTGCTGGCCGTGCTGGTGGCGCTTAATCGCGGGCATGTGTACTCTCTTGCGCCGTATCTGCTGGTAGGCGCCGTGTTGTGGTACTGCGTGTACATGTCGGGCGTGCATTCCACCATCGCCGGCGTGCTACTGGCGTTCACTATTCCGTCGGGGTCGCGCGTGAACCTGCGCAGTTTCGCCACGTGGTCCGACACGCAGGTGCGCGAGGCCAGCCGCGCGTACGATCCGGACGAGCCGGTGCTGGCGCAAAGCCAGTATGTGAAGACGGTCGAGCATCTGTCGCACGTGGCGCGCCAGGTTGTCCCGCCGGCAACGCGGCTTGAGCACAAGCTGTATCCGTGGGTGTATTTCGGCATTTTGCCGCTGTTCGCGCTGACGAACGCCGACGTGAGCTTCGCGGGCATGGATGTGGGCGCGCTGTTCGGCTCGCCGGTGTTCTTCGGCATCTTCTTCGGCCTGCTGGTGGGCAAGCCGCTTGGCATCATGGCCATGAGCTTTTTGGTGGTGAAGCTGAAGCTGGCGAACTTGCCAGAGAACGTGAACTGGCTGCATATGCTGGGCGCGTCTATTTTGGGCGGCGTTGGCTTCACCATGGCCATTTTCGTGGCGAACCTGGCGTTTACCGACGCGGTGCTGGTTGCCACGGCGAAGCTGGGCATTTTGCTGGCGTCGCTGGCCGCCGGCGTGCTGGGCTTCACGTTCCTGTTGGTGCAGGCGCGCGGCGCGCAGAAGCAGGGCGTGGCGTTCGTGCGCGCGGCCGATGGTGCCGAAGAGGATTTTGCGGCGCTGCCGACCGCCGATCGCGAAGATGCCCGCGAAAGCCGCGAGATGCTGCACGACCTGGGCGAAGGCTACGAGAGCGATCCGCGCGGCTTGGCATAA
- a CDS encoding 5-bromo-4-chloroindolyl phosphate hydrolysis family protein, which produces MASSNNIADQIANAVQNAVNSKDFSNLQSSIERSIDVAAQSIGKGIAQASDGFRRGQEQYAAIQQRKRQEEQMNALYAKPSSERGAGVALTATGCALAVPLLACGGLLLLVNWGAAATSLVAGAACAVMAAVGGRKLQLAKRFERYRDVIGLRDRCSIEELAAACADTADNVRKNVKKMLAKGLFRQAALDNSETMLLMTPGAYQQYESQRAEALRQQHQRDLAESARAAEPKAEPTAQQRQILERGEGFIAQIRESNQVIPGEDVSRTLDQIEHVVRAILDCAAENPEVIDDLDRLMDYYLPTTVKLLDAYRELDGQPIQSSSIQQSKREIEGALGSLNTAFEKLLDSLFRDMAIDVSSDISVLHTVLAQEGLVDGPFDSAKRS; this is translated from the coding sequence ATGGCTTCCTCAAACAACATTGCAGACCAAATTGCCAACGCGGTGCAAAACGCCGTGAACTCGAAGGATTTCAGCAACCTGCAGTCCTCCATCGAACGCAGCATCGACGTTGCCGCGCAAAGCATCGGGAAAGGCATCGCGCAGGCATCCGACGGGTTTCGCCGCGGCCAGGAGCAGTACGCAGCCATTCAACAGCGCAAACGTCAGGAAGAGCAGATGAATGCCCTGTACGCCAAGCCCTCGTCGGAGCGCGGGGCGGGCGTGGCGCTGACGGCAACGGGCTGCGCGCTGGCCGTTCCACTGCTTGCGTGCGGCGGGTTGCTGCTGCTGGTGAACTGGGGCGCCGCGGCCACGTCGCTGGTTGCGGGCGCCGCCTGCGCCGTCATGGCCGCCGTGGGCGGGCGCAAGCTGCAGCTGGCGAAGCGCTTCGAGCGATATCGCGACGTCATCGGCCTGCGCGACCGCTGCAGTATCGAAGAGCTGGCCGCGGCATGCGCCGACACGGCGGACAACGTGCGCAAGAACGTGAAGAAGATGCTGGCGAAAGGCCTGTTCAGGCAAGCGGCGCTTGACAATAGCGAAACCATGCTGCTTATGACGCCGGGCGCTTACCAGCAGTACGAAAGCCAACGCGCCGAGGCGCTGCGCCAGCAGCATCAACGCGACTTGGCGGAATCGGCCCGCGCGGCGGAGCCGAAAGCCGAGCCCACGGCGCAGCAGCGCCAGATTCTCGAGCGCGGCGAAGGGTTCATCGCGCAGATTCGCGAGAGCAACCAGGTCATCCCCGGCGAAGACGTTTCGCGCACGCTTGACCAGATTGAGCACGTTGTTCGCGCCATTTTGGATTGCGCCGCCGAAAATCCCGAGGTCATCGACGACCTAGACCGCCTGATGGACTACTATCTGCCCACAACGGTGAAGCTGCTTGACGCGTACCGCGAGCTTGACGGGCAGCCTATCCAAAGTAGCAGCATCCAGCAGTCCAAACGCGAGATCGAAGGGGCTCTTGGCAGCCTGAACACCGCGTTCGAGAAGCTGCTTGACTCGCTGTTCCGCGACATGGCCATAGACGTGTCGTCCGACATTTCGGTGCTGCACACCGTGCTGGCGCAAGAAGGCCTGGTGGACGGGCCGTTCGATAGCGCCAAACGCAGCTGA
- a CDS encoding acyl carrier protein, with amino-acid sequence MATIDTIKKVLQDNLDIEPETVNEESTFESLGIDSLDMVELICDLEEKCDVDFGEPEGLETVGDLVEYIDNL; translated from the coding sequence ATGGCTACCATCGACACCATCAAAAAAGTTCTTCAGGACAACCTGGATATCGAGCCCGAAACCGTCAACGAAGAGTCCACGTTCGAGTCCCTCGGCATCGACTCCCTCGACATGGTCGAGCTGATCTGCGACCTCGAGGAGAAGTGCGACGTCGACTTCGGCGAGCCCGAAGGCCTCGAAACCGTCGGCGACCTGGTCGAGTACATCGACAACCTGTAA
- a CDS encoding uracil-DNA glycosylase encodes MPKPHIPLDELNLQVRGCRRCPLADGRTQTVFGTGNPHARVLFVGEAPGKNEDLQGEPFVGAAGHYLNELLGVAGLRREDVFIANVLKCRPPSNRDPRPEEIEACTPFLREQTRTIDPEVIVTLGKFSTQFILKTQMGISRLHGHAYKAGKFLVFPIFHPAAALYDGAKREALENDFVTLKEVLQMLDAEKMKAAQQGDGAASAS; translated from the coding sequence GTGCCTAAGCCTCATATTCCTTTGGATGAATTGAACTTGCAGGTGAGGGGTTGTCGGCGGTGCCCTCTTGCTGATGGGCGCACGCAAACGGTTTTCGGCACGGGAAACCCCCATGCCCGGGTGTTGTTCGTTGGCGAAGCTCCTGGGAAAAATGAGGACTTGCAGGGCGAGCCTTTTGTGGGGGCTGCCGGGCATTATTTAAATGAACTGCTGGGAGTTGCTGGCTTGCGTCGCGAGGACGTGTTCATCGCGAACGTGTTGAAGTGTCGGCCGCCTTCGAATCGCGACCCTCGTCCTGAGGAGATTGAGGCGTGTACGCCGTTTTTGCGTGAGCAGACGCGAACCATTGATCCCGAGGTCATCGTGACGCTGGGGAAATTCTCAACGCAGTTTATCTTGAAGACGCAGATGGGCATCTCGCGCTTGCATGGGCATGCCTATAAGGCGGGCAAGTTTTTGGTGTTTCCGATATTTCATCCTGCTGCTGCTTTGTATGACGGTGCTAAGCGTGAGGCATTAGAGAATGATTTCGTTACGCTGAAGGAAGTGCTGCAGATGCTTGATGCGGAAAAGATGAAGGCCGCTCAGCAAGGTGATGGTGCTGCGTCTGCTAGCTAA
- the hpf gene encoding ribosome hibernation-promoting factor, HPF/YfiA family, which produces MSITVTGRKMPVTDALRMYAEEKIGNSMKVMDINPLDAEVVLHVEKNPANATPAICEVTLRTKGHIVRVEESEEDMYAAIDVAAAKVLRQLRKFKTRVLDRKVRADAAAPVGEFDPDSLMAEFTADEEVVRVKEMQFQPLTEEEALVQIDLLGHDFFAYIDRDTNLVNVLYRRTGGGYGLLKQVD; this is translated from the coding sequence ATGAGCATTACCGTCACCGGACGCAAGATGCCTGTAACCGACGCGCTGCGCATGTACGCCGAGGAAAAAATCGGCAATTCCATGAAGGTCATGGACATTAATCCGCTTGATGCCGAAGTCGTCCTGCACGTGGAGAAGAACCCTGCAAACGCAACCCCCGCTATCTGCGAGGTTACGCTGCGCACGAAGGGCCACATCGTTCGCGTCGAGGAATCCGAAGAGGACATGTACGCCGCCATCGACGTTGCCGCCGCTAAGGTTCTTCGCCAGCTTCGCAAGTTCAAGACGCGCGTGCTCGACCGCAAGGTTCGCGCCGATGCTGCCGCACCGGTAGGCGAATTCGATCCCGACAGCCTCATGGCAGAGTTCACCGCCGACGAAGAAGTGGTTCGCGTGAAGGAAATGCAGTTCCAGCCGCTTACCGAAGAGGAAGCGCTTGTGCAGATCGATCTGCTCGGTCACGACTTCTTCGCGTACATCGATCGCGACACGAACCTGGTCAACGTGCTGTATCGCCGCACCGGCGGCGGCTACGGCCTGCTGAAGCAAGTCGACTAG